gttgtgggagactacatcaaaagccttgttaaaatcagggtataccacatccactggtcttcccacatccacagagtcattTGGGCTGTGGCTAGGCAGAATGGTTTTGAGTGGATAAACCTGGTTCCTATTTAGGTGTAAACCCCCAGctaggagagagaagggagatggGATGAGAAAAGAATCAGTAGTGACAAGGGTCAAAATGGCCACCATGATAACTAGCTGGTTGGCTTTCCCTATCAGGATCTGGTGGTCTGCATGGATCTCCTGGAGCACTGGCAGGTGAAAACATAAGCTTGGAGACCCAAAGCTAGGGATGGACTTAGCCCCCTGAGGTAGGACATGGGCAGAATTTAGGCACCTCAAATGCAACTCTCAAAACCCTCAtgcagctgccacccagccctggaAGTATCTAAACTCTCTGGCCATCCCAGTTTTTAACTTTGAAGTTCTTCAAGCACCTGATGATCTACTTCTCCATGTACCCAGAATTACCTTGGTCTTGACCTGGCCAACCAGTTCAGCACCTAGCTTATACCTAGACCCTAGAATAGCCTATCAGCTGGTGGCAAGGGCACTCCTTGCCATGTGGGAGATGAGGGCTTGAACACCCTATAGCAGAGGATGCCATTGACAGCGTTCTCTACTCACCAGGTTGTTATATAAAAGAAGGGAACTGCTGCTTCTACTCAGGTGTATTGTAAGAGCAAGCCCTGCTCCATTTTTGAAAAAAAGGATGTAGACCCCAATCTTCAATAGAGGGTTTTGGGCTATGGATCCTGGATGATGTCAGGCACCTATGCCCAGGGGAAAACAGGATTTCAGTCGTGCCTCTATCCTCACTACTTCCTGCTGGCCTGCTTAAATAGTTCCTTGCTTAGTATGTGGCTTCACCCTTCTGAGGTACCCGATTCTCCCCATGCCATGCAGAGGGAGCCTTGCACCTCGGAGCTGTGCGTTCTGCTCCTAGGGCCAGCTACCTCAAAACTAGCAGTGCTCTGCATCAGGGCGCCTAAGTCCTTGTGCCCTGGGCTCTCCTAACCACCCATTCCAGAAGAGACCTACCCTTAGGGCAATTCCAGCACTGCCCTCAGTGAATGTAAGAGCATAGTTCTACAACTAAGAGGCCTTTGGGTGCTAGCTGGGCGAGATGCTGGGCTGTGGCCACGGCAGTATGTAGTTCCACTTAAGAGCTGTCCCCAGCGAGTGTTACCAAGAGCTTGTGTATTTGGTTGCaaacactgcagcagctggagccggGGGGCTGAATGTTTATGTCTCTCTTTGGTTGCCCAGGCAACCTTGGGCCACATGGACAGTCAGCAGCTTGCCAGAGTCATGAGGTGACAGGTCCAAGCtccatgccacagctggcctggagtCTGACTCAGAGCCAGGTCAGCTGAATGAGCTATTTGATCTGATCCTGAGAAAGAAAACCACCCTTGTCTCCCTCAGCCCTCAGTTTCCTGAGATGCTCTCATCACTGTTTCCCTCATAAAAATCACAGGGGCCATGAGTACAAAATGGGAAGGTTTATTGCAGAGCTAGGTTACAGAGCAGGTCTGCAGGAAGTCCTTTGGCTTTGGCTTTGGCTTCTCCACTGGGGGTATGCATATCAGGATGGTGCACAGGCAGTTGTAGCCTGTGGATGCTGGAGGCCTCATAAAGAGACTGAGGGGTGACTTGGAAACAGAGGACAGGACAGTTCTGCAAGGAAAGTGCATGCAGGACCCAATAATGCTCATAAGTTAAGTGTGCCCCCACACAGGAAGGGGCCTCTACCATTAATGAGTGATATACCTGCAAAGGGAAGAGCCACCATTAATCTTAACTGAAGAGACATGAGTTGATGAAGGTTCAACTACACAAGCATGAGGAGAAAGAGCAGACCACAATGGGGAGAAGCACTCCACATAAGGGGGAGTTATGTGTGCAGGAGCCTGTTGGCATGGGAAAAAGAAGGCCTCATTGTAACTAGAGAGGGGTATATGGCTACCCTGTGAGGTCTGGAGAGATGTTAAGGATGCCCTGAAGAATATAAATGAGGTAGGGAGGGCCTTATTATGGGTGAGCAAAAAAAGCAAGGTGGCCTGAGGGGGTCTATGGGGATAAAGAGGCATCAGTGCTAGCAGGAGGGATGCAACACCTTGCAGAAGGTAGGGGGAGGTGGTCTTGTTAGTGCTAGCTGACAGGACATGACTTACAATACATCTGGGGTTAATGTAATGCTGGGGCAAAGTGCAAAGCCAGGTCAGTTTCTAATCACATCAGCTCTTGGTGACAGTCTTcccttcagcctggggctttgtGACTAGGAGCAGGATCCAGCACAGGCTCCTGGAGCGCCTGTGTCGATATGGCAAGTTTCAGAGGCTGATGTGACTGGAGGCCCAAAAGATGTTGGGTGCCTGAGACCTGGGCATGACAGTGTCACTTGTGACTGTCCCTATTTCTTCACTTTGGCATCGTAGGTGCCTGCATTCTTATAGGCACTCACATAGCCGCTGGTGTCCACAATGTTCTCCCGCCCGCTCTTGCCTTTGCCTCTCCCACTCTCATCAAAGCGCTCCTTGTGTGAGCCTGTGTACTTGGACGTGTCTGTCAGTCTCTCCACTGCTCCTCCAGTCGTGGCTTTCTGCCAGCAAGAACATGAGCGGGGAAGATTTGAATGTTCAAACACAGAGAAGCAGGTCTAGTCTTCTAGGAGCCTCCATATGCTCCTGGACTGCACACTGTCATCAATTGTTCAGACCTCTATAGGGTTCCCCTATGTTGCCTCCCACCACTCAGGGCCCCTGAGCCACCTCATTACCCCAGCCCTTTACCCCTCCAGGTTCCTTGGTACTTGGACTATCCCAATAAATTGTGTTCTTCTCCTAGCACCCCATGTTGTCAGAGTCTCCCTTGAATTGGACCCTGACAAACCCAGAGGAACCTTTGCACATTCCTTGactcagcttccctccctcccctgtgtccTGAGCTCTCAGCCCTGCAGCCTACAGTCCCACTTCAAATGCCCAGAGGACCAATCACTTACAGTGATGCCCACGTTGACCGgttccttccctgccaccagctggCAGATGGATTCAAGTGCTTCCTCCTTGCTCTTGCCTTTAAATCGTTTTGGAGCCAGCTCTTCTAGGGCCTTCTTGAACTCCTCATAAGTAATGACTCTGGCTGTCTTCCCTCTGAAAGGCACAAGGGCTGGAGAGTGAGCCACTGCACACAGCTCAGTAGACTTGCAGCCCATGCAAGACAGACACTGGGGCTACACTTACAAATGGACCTTATAGCCCAGCTGGGCATGGACTGCCCTGACTCCAGCATACCTCTCCACAGCCATAGTCTCTGGGGAGAAAGAAGAGCACAAGGGGAGGGTTGCACTTCTTGGAGACTGTTGCTAGGAGAGGGCTGTGCTGCTTGAACACTGTTGCTGAGGGAAGCATGGTGTCACTGGTCTATTAGCATGTGTAAGTAATCCGTATAGAAAGACAGACACACTTCAGCTCCCATAAAATGCTGACTCATACATTCCTCTAGTATCAATTACTGAAGTAGCTACACTGAGATCACTCATCCACCCCTGAAATGCAGCTATCTCTGGGGTGGAACCTAACCACTCTACTATCACCTACCCACCTAGGACAGGAAGGGAAGGATCCCAAGGCTGGTGAAGACTCGTATTTCATGCATAATAATGCTGAGAGCTGGCAACTCATGTCACAGAAGAAGCGCCTCCCTCAGCAGTACAGTGTCTCCTCAGGCAGGCAGGAATACAGGGTTAGTATGGATGTGGAGGTCCGACTGCTGCTGTCCAGTACTATGCAGGATGAGCCCATGGGAGCCTGTCCCTAGCAGGCTTTAACCTCTTCTCTGATGAGAACTGAGTCACACAATCAGGCACAAACTTGAGGAGGCCCAACATCACTGTTTCAGCCACTCCCTTCCCCATGTGCTCCTTGtatccacagcagcagcaaaaatacaCCTTATTAAATGATGTATGAGCAGGAATATCCACCTGGCAAAAAAAGTGATCAAAGTCTCACCACTAGGGAATGGTGAGGGCagctgggaaggagaggagctggACTTTCTGGTAGGATTTCACATGAGATAGAAGCAAAATAAAGGATGGAGCAAGGTGCCCTGACCTGACTGGGAGggactgctgcagtcccagcagGTTAGCTAGAAGTCAGTGGCCATAGCTGAGCTACTGGGGGGTGCTGCTACTAGAGCCTTCTTGGAGCCAAAATGATGTTCCCTCCAGGGCAGAAGCTCCCTGAAAGGCTTTCCCCAGCAGCCAGCATTCCTGAGTCAAGAAGCTAACAGGAGGAGCTCCTCCAATACAGTTGGGCAGCAGGAatccctgccccttgcctgaGCAGCTGAAGGGACTCCCCAGAGCAGGGTCAGGGCATGTGCTGGCAGGGTTTGCCTAAAGACAGACACAAAGAAAACCACCACTTTTTTTCTGCTGGGGGAACAGGCTAGTGACTAGAGTCTGGGCCTGAGAGCCAGAGAAGTAGTATTGTGTGCTCAGGAACCTCTGATAGCAGTAGCGGGATGATGTGTTGGGATTCACCTATTTTAATTCATTTACACGATAGATAATTTGCTGTGGCTGGTACCTGAGTGCCAAGAAGCACTTTTGTGGATACCTGAAGGCACTTGCCCAGGGGTGAGTCTGACAGGGAATGGAGGGTCCTGCAGGAATGACAATGGGCAACCTAGCAGGAATGGAGATGCTTCTCTTGAAACCATAGCCCTGAGCCAAAGCCACTGAGTACAGTGGTGTTGGGCTCCCCACCAAGTATCCAGTCACCTTTACTGACTAGCTGGAGGGCAAGAAAAGTGAAAGAGCCACTTACTTCACCTTGGAGAAGACAATGTCCACATCTGTGCTGGTGACATTTTTGCCGTCTGTTACTTTGCAGTCCTTGCACAGTTTGGCCCAGTTTTTCCCATTCATTTCTTGCCCTGTTGCTTTGGTATCTCCATAAATGGCAAATTTCCGGAAGCTGTCTTCCAGAGATTCCATGTCAGTGCTTTCAGCCATATCAACCTGCCAGAGTTGGAGCAGAAGTGGGTCCATTACCAAGCAAATGTCAGCAATCATGTCAGCTATTGCACCGGCTAGCATGCATCAAGGCACCTTACTAAGCCCCTTATGTCTCTGTATCCTGCAAAGCCTTGCAGGACTGAACTGCATTGGGACAAGGCAACCAATGGCTAGAACAGAAGGAGGACCTGAAGGCCTGGAGTGGAGGTGACAGACTGAGGTGGAGAAACAGAGCTGGAATAGATGGAAGGTTATCGAGCACCCTGAAAATCATCCATTCAATCCATCATATAGTACCTACCATAAAGCATGTTATGAAaccaaccccccaaaaaccctatgtcaggtatccaggttgtagccatactggtctagaggaagaggcaatcaggacttgtagtagagattatacctttttttagaccaacacctttttttgaaaaaatcttgttggtctaataaaagatataatctctactatgagtcctgattgcaaAAAACCCTATGGCCTCCTACAGGTACATGGAGGTAAGCAAGGGCACAACTAGTACCCAGTCACTGAAATGGCAGAGAAAAAATTGATTAATATATGCTCAATCCTACGCCTCATGCTTCATGCTgtatcaatggttctcaacctttgggatgcctttttggactcaaggcacccttcactGAACTAAAGTACCCTCCatagcttttctgaattgagtagcacccactttaaataacaatggGGTCGgggactgggagtgggggatTGCCCAGGCAGACAAAGCAGAACTTGCCcatatctgcttatctcctcacacttcattTATCTCCCCACAATTCAAagtacccttcaaaggatttggtggcaccccagcatgctacagcaccttggctgagaatcactgtgctagagGAAGGCAAatttcctcccctccttctcctctccatctgagcagggggaggaggggattctTTCCTGGACCAAATCTGGCAATTTCATTTTTCCTTAATGCATGAACAAGACCCTCCAGCCGGATACCTGAGAGGTTTCTAAGCATCATTAGGAGAATCACGACACCCCAGGCAAACCTCCCATCTTGGCTGTGATCAATGTCCAATGTGGCAATGGAAGGTTGGGGAAAAAAGCTAGAAACCAGTAAAGTGTTCATGAGGGATAAAATACTCCCTTCTGGCTCCTACAGGTGACCAGCAGAAGCCCTGAAGCACGCTATtaccaggcaacccctgcacaaAGACTTACATCTCAGCTTAACATGAGCATTGCAAATACTTGAGCCCACATATTACACATGCTGGTTACTGATCCAGGAACACCCCTATCTTATCCTTCTAGCCCATCTATAAACATGCTGAGCTCTGTCTTGAAATTCCAGTTCTTTATCCGCCAGttacattgtccccaccccaaaacaaccccaaaactttACTCTTGTAATAGTTAGAAAACGTCCTCTAGTTTCCAATCTAACTTTGCTCATAACTAGTTTCTATCCATGTGATCATATGATATCAATGGATATTATTCTTAACTTCGGTTCTCCATGCCCTTAACCATATTAGGGGGTCTCTCTTTGTAGCTACTCCAGTTTCAATGAATCATTCTTGAACACTGGTGACCATAGCTACACACAATGGGATCTTCACAACGCCTTGTACAGTGAAACTAGTACTTCCTTACCTCTACAGAATATACCCTGCCTCATACTACCTAGAACTGCATTATTCTTTTTCTTGGCGACATCACGCTGGCAACTTATAACGATTGTACAATTAATGGGGACATGCAAGTCCCCTTCTTCCTCTGTTGCCTCCAGCTTACGGGCCTCCGTCTGATAGCCAGCGTTCTTGTTGTTGGTccctaagtgcatgactttgcactgCTAAACCTCATGCCGTTGCTAATACTCCAGAAACTAAGGTTATAGTCCCAACCTGGCTCTCCGTGAAGGGGCCAATGTTCCAAAGAGTTGGATCTGTTTCTTCTAACCGTCTTGTCCATGCCAGGGCTCCTCCAGGTGGACAACAAGCACCACTGGTCACTTCTGAAATCCCCTAGCTCAGCAAGGCTCCTGCTGCACACCACTTACATTCCTGCtttgtgccaggtcccacccacctgCAGGGTGGGCCCAGAGGGCATGGGCTGAGTTGGGCTGGGAGGTTGGCTGGCCCAAGCCCTTAGTTACAGACTGACATTAAACAAAAACAAGCTGTGTGCTTGGCTGCTGGGATGGCCAGAGTTTGTGCTGCTTGGTGTTGGTTGCTAGGGGAGGGTTGCACTTCTTGGAGACTGTTGCTAGGAGAGGGCTGTGCTGCTTGAACACTGTTGCTGAGGGAAGCATGGTGTCACTGGTCTATTAGCATGTGTAAGTAATCCGTATAGAAAGACAGACACACTTCAGCTCCCATAAAATGCTGCCAGCATAAGGGCAGCTTCTCCAGAGACAGGAACCAGCTTCTATCCAGCCTTTGATCTTCTAACCTACAGACAGAGGGACAGCACCAAGGCTCCCACTGAGGAAGACGTAAATGGTGGCAATAAGGGTATTGCAGAGAAAAGAAGCCAGTGTGTCAGATACAGAGGCACTTGCCATATTGTTCCAATTATAAATCAATTTCCCATTTTTCAGGgtcaattttaggaaaaactgctccccaccctccaaaTACAAGATGATAGCTAAAAATAAAGATCTTGAACCGCCATTTTCTTACAAACTcccacaggagaatcaaataaccAAAAAAAGAACCTACAGGGTTAAACACATTAAAATATTGTAATAAAAActgcacttgttaaaaaaaaaatccaattcgGTACTTTTGCTGCACATCCAAAAATACTGCATCAGGGGCCTAAACATGGGTTGTTCGAGTCAGGTGCAATTTTTATAGTTCTTTTGGAGGAAAAATCAAGTTTGATCTACAAGCGGCACAATATGAAATGTGTAGTGGCTCATACCAGTACATATAAACATGCACACAGACGCATGAAAATGCctacacacaggcacatgcacacaggcatgaatccacacacacacacacacacaagtgtgtTGCCAGCCCAGCACCCAGCACTACTGGTCATGGAGCGAACCCTCTGATGGCCCAGCCCAGAATGATGGGTCTCTCCATCTTGTCCATTGCTGGCGCCTGGGTGGGGCCCAGAGTGCTCCTGCACAGTGAGAGGGTGGCTGACTGCACTGCACCTTGCCTCCCAAGTGGGGAGCCTATTGGAGTGTGATGGAAGCAGACAGCTGTAGATGATTAATCAGCCTCTGCAGCAAGCAATTAACCTGCTAGCCAAGCAGCACATCCCAGCCCAGACAAAGGGAGCTTCTCAACCATGCTCTGCACTCTGCTCCGCATTCCCACAGGGGCACTGATTCTACTGGCGTCCTCCCTCCCATTAAGATGAATAAACACGCGCCCCTCCCGCAGTGCAAGTATCTTTGTTCTCTTACAAGCAAGATGACAGCAAGATGATGTCAGACCTCCCCAGAACACTGcatacccctccccacacagctctgtgcaATACAGCTCCTTCAGGCCTGGGGGGAGAGTGGCAGGGGGGCAACACATCAAGGACTGGGAGGTCCTGCAACCTCCAAGTCTCCACAGCACCTGGCTCTACCTTCTGTGTTGAGCAAGCTGACTCTAGAGTGCTCAGAGATGGTCTGGAAAGTGAAGCCCCACCCAAGTCCTGTGGAAGGAGGACAGGCTGAtagcagggccaggactgggaccTAATTTTCCAGAGTGGAAAATAGATATTTTACCCCTGATGCTTCTATCAATAAGATTGTACTCAGGGTCTCACTGTTGCTCTATCAGACTTACCCCTGGGCTAGTCACGACTGGAAGGGTCCCAGAAATGTTTTCTTACTCACTCTCCTGTCAAGTGGAGTCCCATTGCAGGGGCTAGGCCCCTtgtgccagagctgctggccctgccactgTCATCTTATCTACAGGGAGGACTTTGTGCTCCAACCCAGTCTCTCTGccaccttataccagtgctcggTTCAGTCCATTTTACAGGTAATATAACCCTTCCCAATTCCAGACACTGAACATTGGGGTCTGAAGGCTGCTAGGGGGTTGTGGGAGCCCAGGAAACTAGTAGGAGGTGATTGTTGCCAGCATGGAAGGAACCTTTCAGCGTACACTCCCTAAgcactgcagggtggggcagcaccATCTGACAATGGTGAGCAGACCTGACTGGGGTTTCTATTGCCCTGCTCCACAGTCACTGCTTTCCACTCCAGGGCATCTGAAATGAATTCACAGAGCCAGATGGAAGAAGagcccagggctgtgcaggctgcagtgcccagggtggggcccagagcagcagagactgcagttCCTGGGATGCCGCACTGCGGCATCCCAAGCAGGGATCACAACAGTGCCTGGGGCAGGTTGCTTTCCTGGCCCATGACTTAAAGGAGAGCTAAAAATCACTGGACTTGTCTGAAGAACAGAACCCACCCTTGGAAAGCCTGGGAAGCCTATAAACACTGCAGGTTACAAGTGACTTTATAGAGAACAGCACATCTGTATACATATGCCTGAGTTGTGGATTCAGGGTTACATGCAGGAGGGTTCTGCTGGATTGACCTGGCTTCTGTTTCTGGCTCTGGAAAGCTCACATCCCTTCTCTTTGTCTCACTGGTGAAGTAGAGGTAATGGATTTCCCTTCCTTTGCAAAGTACCTTGAGACATATGGATGGACAGTACTGttttagagtgtgtgtgtgtgtgtgcgtgtgtgtgtgtgtgtgtgtgtaaggtgtgtatatatatatgcccATACTCATGTGTAGTGGCAtatagtatgtatgtatgtgtacagtGATCAGCATATGAGGGGTGTACAAATGTGTGCAAATATATGTACAGGATGTATGTGTGAAAGAGGCATGGAGAATATGCATgtatgggggggggtgtttctgTCATGTGTGCATTTCTCTTTCCTGGTACCATTACTAGCTTCAGGGTATGCACTTAAATCACCTCTGACTCTGCTTTAGTGGCCAGCATGGAGCACCCCACCCCAAAGTTAGCTCTCCGCACTGGACCAGGAGAGTACCCAGCCAGCCTGTGCTTCAGGATGGGTCCTCCCTTCTTACCTGAACAAGTAATCAGAGCCTCCTCCTCAGCGTGCCTAGAAGCAGCACGCTCAGAGTGAGGTAGGCAAGTTCCATTCCtgttccccccatcccctgtgcaAGTGCTGCGCTCTGTCCAGGGATGGCCCCTCTGGATATGCAGGACATGTTCCACCAGCACTGCACACTGCTCTGCTATGCATTCCCAGTTGCTCCTTAGTGATGCCAATTCAGGCAGCCAGTGCAGACCTCCCCCACACCAGCCTCCCTGCTTCCTTTCCCGCAACAGAAGCAGCCCACCAGGGCTCCTGCTTTGCTGACTTACCTCCTGAAATACCtctgctgagctgggcaggctgCACGGAGAAATGTGCTCCCTCTCACTCTCCAAGCTGAAATGCTACTCAGAGGCTGAGGGCTATTATCTGCTGTTTATTCCTGTTTCCATAGAGACATCCTGTTAAACAGCAAGGCAGTGTAATAGCAATGTTCTAATGCAGGAGGGTGACCAAGGTCACTGTGAAGAGAAacactccctcctcctgcctgcagtgccaaagcgccTCCGGCTGGGGATGAGAGAGTAATTAGCTGGAGTGCACAACATAACAAAGAAGCTCCAATTCGCACTTCTATCCTGCCTGCCAGAGCCGAAACCCAGCCAAAGAGCCCATTAGCATAAtcactgctgctgggaaggggcggggagggaggactCAGTCCCCTTGCACGACTTGGTTTTGCTTGCTGGGGTTGATGGATGGTGGAAGAGAGAGGAGTGGACAGGCACTGGGGACAAGCTCATGCCAGAAAGGGGAGATGGCACTAGATTATCTGGAGTTTTGTGGACCTGACCCCCAACTGCGGTGCTGCCACAAACAGGGACTGAGTGAGAATGAGCCCTGTGGGCCTCTCCTGTCAGGTGAGACAGGCATATGGCTCACCCTCAGGAAGGGAAAACAgttctgggaggggaggaaagggcagTTTCATCTCATCGTCAGCAATAGCATCCTTAACTTGGTGCCCGTGCAGAGCCCTTATACTTGGTGGGTGGGGGTACAGGTATAGGGATAGGTGCACGGTTGTGCGGTGCAAACTGTGTAACaggtttttagtgtgctttgagaTGCCAAAGAACCACAAGGACCAGttggcagagtgttggaggtggagttatatacatacatacacacatatacatatttgtttatacatatacatatacatgtacagtatacacacacacacacacacatatatatatatatatatatatatatagtgcaaaAAACTGTcccaatcaggggcaggtcccagccagctccaagctgggtggggaactgtccccatgcacAGAGCTCTAAtcgtggagtgggggctgtggaGCTTATTCCCAGCCCCCATTCTGTGATcatggacagggggctgggaacaagttccccagcctgtttccccTACAGCTCCATGttcccagagctgtgtggggaacaggctctcctGCCTCCATCGGCAGGGAGTTCCCACTGCTGGCTCCACaaccatggggctggtgctgggagatccttatttcccagccccCGCTCGCAGATTGCCATCTCGGAGcaaggggcttggagctccctgctgctggggcaaggggacatagtccctgctcgggctcctgtggtggagcctgccccagcagcgggCAGCTCCCAGGAGTGGTGAACAATATGTCCCCCCGgtggacagctgaccaggagcagattttgctcctggcCAGGCATCTACACGAGCACTATAACACTGttactaattctaatattataaaagcctaggTCTGTCTGTTTATCTATCTGTCCGTagcgctttatttg
Above is a genomic segment from Alligator mississippiensis isolate rAllMis1 chromosome 10, rAllMis1, whole genome shotgun sequence containing:
- the TPPP3 gene encoding tubulin polymerization-promoting protein family member 3: MAESTDMESLEDSFRKFAIYGDTKATGQEMNGKNWAKLCKDCKVTDGKNVTSTDVDIVFSKVKGKTARVITYEEFKKALEELAPKRFKGKSKEEALESICQLVAGKEPVNVGITKATTGGAVERLTDTSKYTGSHKERFDESGRGKGKSGRENIVDTSGYVSAYKNAGTYDAKVKK